In the genome of Helicobacter colisuis, one region contains:
- a CDS encoding cysteine ABC transporter substrate-binding protein, giving the protein MKKIFLIAMLGILGFGLVGCGDTKQNASNSLETIKQKGVITIGVFSDKPPFGFINKEGDNDGFDVKVSRQIAKDLLGDSSKVKFELVEAASRVEFLKSGKVDVIMANFTKTPEREAVVDFASPYMKVALGVVSKDGTIKSIEDLKGKKLVVNKGTTADFYFSKNHPEIELLKYDQNTEAFLALKDGRGDALAHDNLLVFAWAKENPGFEVGIAKLGNEDVIAPAVKKGDKELLEWLNKEIETLNKNGFMKEAYQETLTPIYGEDKLSSVIFAE; this is encoded by the coding sequence ATGAAAAAAATATTTCTTATTGCAATGCTTGGAATTCTAGGCTTTGGATTGGTAGGTTGCGGTGATACTAAACAAAATGCAAGTAATTCACTAGAGACCATTAAGCAAAAAGGCGTTATTACAATAGGAGTTTTCAGTGATAAACCACCTTTTGGTTTTATTAATAAAGAGGGCGATAATGACGGATTTGATGTGAAAGTTTCTAGACAAATTGCTAAGGATTTATTAGGTGATTCTAGTAAGGTAAAATTTGAGCTTGTTGAAGCAGCTAGTCGTGTTGAGTTTTTAAAAAGTGGAAAAGTTGATGTGATTATGGCAAATTTCACAAAAACTCCTGAAAGAGAAGCGGTGGTAGATTTTGCTTCACCTTATATGAAAGTAGCATTGGGTGTAGTTTCTAAAGATGGAACTATTAAAAGCATTGAAGACTTAAAGGGTAAAAAACTTGTTGTTAATAAAGGAACAACAGCTGATTTTTATTTTAGTAAGAATCACCCAGAAATTGAGCTTTTAAAATATGATCAAAATACAGAAGCTTTTTTAGCCTTAAAAGATGGTAGAGGAGACGCTTTGGCGCATGATAATCTTTTGGTATTTGCATGGGCAAAAGAAAATCCGGGATTTGAAGTTGGGATTGCAAAGCTTGGCAATGAAGATGTAATCGCTCCTGCGGTTAAAAAAGGAGATAAAGAATTGCTAGAATGGCTTAATAAAGAAATTGAAACACTAAATAAAAATGGCTTTATGAAAGAAGCTTATCAAGAGACTTTAACGCCTATTTATGGTGAGGACAAGCTTAGTTCTGTTATATTTGCAGAATAA
- the nth gene encoding endonuclease III, translating into MQDKKVKKATKKEIQAIKALFLERYKNAKTELVYRNDYELLIAVMLSAQCTDKRVNLITPALFEQYPTPQALKDASLEDIKNLIKSCSFFNNKATNLKAMAEVVCESFNGEIPLDREALKSLPGVGQKTANVVLIESKEANFIAVDTHVFRVSHRLGLSNANTPLGTEEDLTKIFVDNLATLHQAMVLFGRYICKALNPQCQNCFLSHLCKSKKSYKC; encoded by the coding sequence ATGCAAGATAAAAAAGTAAAAAAAGCCACAAAAAAGGAGATTCAAGCCATTAAAGCTCTTTTTTTAGAACGTTATAAAAATGCCAAAACAGAATTAGTTTATCGCAATGATTATGAATTACTCATTGCTGTGATGCTTTCAGCACAATGCACTGATAAGCGTGTTAATCTCATCACCCCTGCTCTTTTTGAACAATATCCAACTCCACAAGCTCTAAAAGATGCTTCTTTAGAGGATATTAAAAATCTAATCAAAAGCTGCTCATTTTTTAACAATAAAGCCACCAATCTAAAAGCAATGGCAGAAGTGGTTTGTGAAAGTTTTAATGGAGAGATTCCCCTTGATAGAGAGGCACTCAAAAGCCTTCCGGGTGTGGGACAAAAAACCGCCAATGTCGTTTTAATCGAATCTAAAGAAGCCAATTTTATTGCTGTTGATACGCATGTTTTTAGAGTTTCTCATCGATTAGGATTAAGTAATGCCAACACACCTTTAGGGACTGAGGAGGATTTAACAAAAATCTTTGTGGATAATCTTGCTACTTTACACCAAGCTATGGTGCTTTTTGGGAGATATATTTGCAAAGCGCTCAATCCGCAGTGTCAAAACTGCTTCTTAAGCCACCTTTGCAAGAGCAAAAAGAGCTATAAATGTTAA